In Humulus lupulus chromosome 6, drHumLupu1.1, whole genome shotgun sequence, a single genomic region encodes these proteins:
- the LOC133785283 gene encoding uncharacterized protein LOC133785283: MTAQVSSMTNLLKNMSLGEMVQPTAMGQVANVSCIYCGDGHAFESCPSNPASVCYVGNQNANRNNPYSNSYNPGWRQHPNFSWGSQGASSSGAPMQNKTTYPPRFSQQQQRAQPPPPQVSQSSSLESVMKEYMAKNNDVIQSQATSLRNLETQLGQLANELRNRPQGTLPSVTENPRKDGKEHCKAVTLRSGKNVELTEDNCTRNSEPTSIQSSVDKGDKTVKSKILNDDPVAIAATIPPQNATGKPINILTKKRRLDEFETVALTEGCSAILKSKIPPKLKDLGSFTIPCSIGGRDVGRALCDLGASINLMPMSIFRKLGIGEARPTTVTLQLADRSMAHPEGKIEDVLVQVDKFIFPANFIILDYEADRDVPIILGRPFLATGRTLIDVQNGELALRVNDQQVTFNVFNAIKFPDVVEECSRLSVIESIVTEKFHKEACKDGVGVRRPFESLNLSEGNFKPPKPSILEPPKLELKPLPSHLKYAYLRDNDTLPVIISAMLGAKKESLLLAVLKKYTRAISWTMADIKGISPSFCMHKILLEDCCNNSVEQQRRLNPIMKEVVRKEIIKWLDYGIVYPISDSSWVSPI, encoded by the exons ATGACcgctcaagtttcttcaatgactaaccttctcaagaacatgagtttgggggAAATGGTACAACCAACTGCTATGGGACAAGTTGCCAATGTATCTTGTATTTATTGTGGAGATGGTCATGCATTTGAAAGTTGTCCTTCGAATCCCGCTTCAGTTTGTtatgtggggaatcaaaatgccaaccgAAATAACCCATATTCGAACTCTTACAATCCGGGGTGGAGGCAGCATCCAAACTTCTCATGGGGGAGTCAAGGAGCTAGCTCAAGCGGAGCACCAATGCAAAACAAGACCACATATCCACCGaggttttctcaacaacaacaaAGAGCTCAACCACCTCCTCCACAAGTGTCTCAATCAAGCTCTTTGGAGAGTGTAATGAAGGAATACATGGCCAAGAACAATGATGTGATTCAGAGTCAAGCGACATCCTTGAGGAATCTAGAAACTCAATTGGGGCAGCTTGCTAATGAGCTACGGAATAGACCACAAGGCACCTTGCCTAGTGTTACAGAAAATCCAAGGAAagatggcaaggagcattgcaaggcGGTTACCTTGAGGAGTGGTAAAAATGTGGAATTGACTGAGGATAATTGTACTAGAAACagcgagcccacttcaatccaaagtagtgtggacAAAGGAGACAAAACTGTGAAATCAAAAATTTTAAATGATGATCCTGTAGCAATTGCTGCAACAATCCCTCCGCAAAATGCTACAGGAAAGCCTATaa ATATTTTAACTAAAAAGAGGAGGCTTGATGAATTTGAAACAGTGGCGTTGACTGAAGGTTGTAGTGCTATATTGAAGAGtaaaattcctcctaaattgaAGGATCTGGGCAGCTTCACAATTCCTTGTTCTATTGGTGGTAGAGATGTTGGTAGAGCACTTTGTGACTTGGGGGCtagtatcaatttgatgcccatgtcaaTTTTCAGGAAGTTGGGGATTGGAGAAGCAAGACCAACCACAGTCACTTTGCAATTAGCGGATCGTTCTATGGCACACCCggaaggaaaaattgaagatgtACTTGTGCAAGTTGATAAATTCATTTTTCCGGCTAATTTCATCATCCTTGATTATGAAGCGGATAGAGATGTTCCTATTATCttgggtaggccatttctagctacCGGGAGGACCTTGATTGATGTACAAAATGGGGAGCTTGCTTtgagggtgaatgaccaacaagtAACTTTCAACGTGTTCAATGCTATAAAGTTTCCGGATGTGGTTGAGGAATGCTCTAGGCTAAGTGTAATTGAGTCTATTGTCACTGAAAAATTCCATAAGGAAGCTTGTAAAGATGGAGTGGGGGTGAG GAGGCCTTTTGAGTCATTGAACTTGTCGGAAGGGAATTTTAAGCCTCCTAAGCCTTCTATTCTAGAGCCACCAAAATTAGAGTTGAAGCCTTTGCCTAGtcacttgaagtatgcttatttgaGAGATAATGATACCTTGCCTGTGATTATTTCAGCCATGTTAGGAGCTAAAAAAGAGAGTTTGTTGCTGGCTGTTTTGAAGAAATACACAAGGGCCATTAGTTGGACTATGGCGGATATCAAGGGGATAAGTCCCTCATTTTGTATGCATAAAATTCTGTTGGAGGATTGCTGTAATAATTCTGTTGAGCAGCAGCGAAGGCTTAATCCTATCATGAAGGAGGTGGTTAGAAAAGAGATAATTAAGTGGCTTGATTATGGAATTGTTTACCCAATTTCAGATAGTTCTTGGGTCAGCCCAATTTAA